A stretch of Rutidosis leptorrhynchoides isolate AG116_Rl617_1_P2 unplaced genomic scaffold, CSIRO_AGI_Rlap_v1 contig518, whole genome shotgun sequence DNA encodes these proteins:
- the LOC139884192 gene encoding uncharacterized protein — MKNNASIFLKQMVAFLTSIAKAKTIAIKNKTNAAKARLIMFSLVRNKKLYLGSFSNKIHNLLRHDKEKNEDDDDEEEDQNKEIVLYNAMANESTSPQSNFIQMGYYNDDDYDDKYPDLRHCLFDGEELEEYDGDPGGSVIDMVKNSKEEEENFVLEDEIDHVAGLFIKKFHKQIRMQKLLSFKRYQEMLNRGA, encoded by the coding sequence ATGAAGAACAATGCCTCTATTTTCTTGAAACAAATGGTTGCATTCTTGACTTCCATAGCTAAAGCCAAGACCATTGCAATTAAAAACAAGACAAATGCGGCCAAGGCTCGTCTCATAATGTTCTCTTTAGTGAGGAACAAGAAGCTTTACCTCGGCTCCTTCTCTAACAAGATTCACAATCTCCTTCGTCACGACAAGGAAAAAAACgaagacgatgatgatgaagaagaagatcaaAACAAGGAAATTGTTCTCTACAACGCCATGGCTAATGAATCTACGTCACCGCAATCAAATTTCATCCAAATGGGTTATTACAACGACGACGACTACGATGATAAGTATCCTGATTTAAGACATTGCCTGTTTGACGGAGAGGAGTTGGAAGAGTATGATGGTGATCCAGGAGGGTCAGTGATCGATATGGTGAAGAATTCGAAAGAGGAAGAGGAGAATTTCGTGTTGGAAGATGAGATTGACCATGTTGCTGgcttgttcatcaagaaatttcaTAAACAGATTCGTATGCAGAAGCTTTTGTCTTTCAAGAGGTATCAAGAAATGCTCAATAGAGGTGCTTGA